In Gemmatimonadales bacterium, the genomic stretch GCCGCGGTCGATGCCGCGGCGGCTCTTGGAGGAGACGATACCGAGCCGCACGCCTTTGGTCTTGAGGGCGCGGACGGACTCGAGGGCGCCCGGATAGGCGGTCACCATGCCGTCGTGGTGGGCGTAGTTCCACTCGCGATAGGTCGCGATCATCGTTTCGATTTCGGCCGGGTCGTCGGTGAAGTCGCGGAACTGGACGCGGAGCGGGGTGCCGAGGCCGGCGAGCCACACCGAGTCGTCGGGGACGGTGCCGCGGTGGACGAGCAGGGTGTGGCGGTAGGAGGCGAGGATGAGCTCGATGGAGTCGACGAGGGTGCCGTCGAAGTCGAAGAGGATAGTTGGGAAGCGCACTACGGAAGATAACAGCGGGCAGGTGGCGGTAGAGTTGCAGAGTTGCAGAGTTGCAGCGGTGGGCAGGGGACGGGAGACAGGAGACAGGGGTCATCCTCCTACTCCGCCGGGCAGCGAGTCGCGAGGGCGATCGCGGCGACCAGGACGAGGCGCGGAGTGCCCTCGAGCTTGGGTCCCGACAGCGGCGCGGCGCGTTCCACGACCTCGGCGATCCGAACGGCGAGATGGTCGTGAGCGCCGGCATCGGCCAGCAGCCGGCCGATCAGGCGGTCGAGACCCACGGGCAACTCGCACGCCAGCGCGGTCATCGCGCGCTCGATGGCTTCGGTGTCGGCGCGATCTCGCGTGGCTTCGGCGGCCCAGCCTTTCAGCAGGTCGAGAGCGGCACTTCGTCCGGGCCCGGTCGCGTGGGTGCCGCGCCGGACCGCGGAGTACTCGAGCAGTTGCGCGCGGGCGCGCGGCAGCACCGTGGCGAGGGCGCTGGTGAACTCTCCGGTACCCGTAGGGATGGCTGCGGCGCGCAGCGCCCGCTCGGCGAGATCACCCAAGGCGGCTGAGTCGGCCCTGACATCTCCGCTGGCGGCGATCGTGAAGGGCAACGGGATGCGTCGTCCGTCCTGCCACTCGAGCGCGAGGAGCACGCCCACGGCGGGCGAACCGCCATCCGCGACGATGCCCGCGGCCACGACCGGCGGATCGTGGCGGGCCGCGTCGAACGCGCCCACCTGAAGACGCCACCGCTCGCGCGCCTCGAACGGCGCGACCCGCCGCCAGCTCTCGTGTTCGAGCGTTTCGGGCAGCGGCGCTCCGCCGCCCACCCACCAAAGAGCGGCGAGCGGGTCCGGTTCGGCGCCGGCGAATCGCGGTACTTCTGCGAGCTTGGTGCGCAACTTCTCGAGGACGCCGGTCAGAGCGCCGAGGCCGCCCGCGGGGAGCAGGTGGGTGACGAAGACGTTGGCGTGCGCGGAATACAGCCGGTCCACGCGACCCACGCGCTGCATCACGCGCACCGGGTTCCACGGGAGGTCGTAGTTCACCACCGCCGCCGCGTCCTGGAGGTTCATCCCTTCGCTGGCTACGTCGGTGGCGATCAGGACGTCCGCATCGAGCATGGGATCGGGCTTCGCACGGCGGGCGCGCGGCGCGAAAGCGTCGAGGGCCACGCTCCGGTCGAGACGACCGGTGCCGGTCCACGCCGACTCGCCCACGACGGCGATCACGCGGAAGCGGCGGCGCAGGTGGCGGAGCAGATGCAGGGCGGTGTCGCGGTACTCGGTGAACACGATCGTCTTCGTGCCGGCCAGGGCCCCGGCCAGCAGCGCCTCGAGGGCCGCGAGCTTGGGGTCGGGCACGGCCTCCGCGACGTCCACGAGACCCAGGGCGCGCTCGATCGCCTCGCGCCACGGCTTCAGGTCGAGCGCCCCATCCGAACGCACCGCGGCCCGGAGAATGGGCCAAAGCACGAGCTGCGAGTCGTCGGCGTCGTGG encodes the following:
- a CDS encoding HAD hydrolase-like protein, whose amino-acid sequence is MRFPTILFDFDGTLVDSIELILASYRHTLLVHRGTVPDDSVWLAGLGTPLRVQFRDFTDDPAEIETMIATYREWNYAHHDGMVTAYPGALESVRALKTKGVRLGIVSSKSRRGIDRG
- a CDS encoding helicase-related protein translates to MSSTRTPYKRSASTTTRPRFSGTWATLCAETLAGIADPLFPALSVAEVRAPADAARAMLAGLLEPLDTPLAPETLPDWLLPHQAEAIARARAILARFGGVLVADGVGLGKTYIGLALAALERRHAGDAVAIVPAALRTEWAAASEATGTPIRIWSHTELARMPPVLASRCSLLLVDEAHAFRNPRTRRYDALARLAVGRRVALLTATPINNATADLAALVHLFAATDRFREFGVPDLAASLGDPEPGASALALGALSVCRTRRLVELRFPELRAAFPRRVLMPAIRYDLDAVYDGSLHALLTALGTLSGGEERGGALMHLNLLRRLESSRAAFRRSLLRHRDFLAEWSRARETGIALSREDFRAAFPRHDADDSQLVLWPILRAAVRSDGALDLKPWREAIERALGLVDVAEAVPDPKLAALEALLAGALAGTKTIVFTEYRDTALHLLRHLRRRFRVIAVVGESAWTGTGRLDRSVALDAFAPRARRAKPDPMLDADVLIATDVASEGMNLQDAAAVVNYDLPWNPVRVMQRVGRVDRLYSAHANVFVTHLLPAGGLGALTGVLEKLRTKLAEVPRFAGAEPDPLAALWWVGGGAPLPETLEHESWRRVAPFEARERWRLQVGAFDAARHDPPVVAAGIVADGGSPAVGVLLALEWQDGRRIPLPFTIAASGDVRADSAALGDLAERALRAAAIPTGTGEFTSALATVLPRARAQLLEYSAVRRGTHATGPGRSAALDLLKGWAAEATRDRADTEAIERAMTALACELPVGLDRLIGRLLADAGAHDHLAVRIAEVVERAAPLSGPKLEGTPRLVLVAAIALATRCPAE